Below is a genomic region from Paenibacillus rhizovicinus.
AGTACGGGCGATTCCACGGGCAACCATCTCCACTTCGAAGTCCGTCTGAATCAGAAAGCCGTCAATCCGGCGCCTTATCTCAAATAAATAGCGGGCAAGGGGCAGGCAAGCCCCTTGCCGATACGACGATGCCGCACCCGATCACAAATAATTGGGTGCGGCTTGTCATATACTAGGAAAGTTGGGAATATTGCTGCCGGCTGAACTGCCGGCTTATGAAGGGGTGTTGACGTGCAGTTTAAAGGACGAACAGTGGCGGCGTTTATTTTGCTTACGATGGCAGCCTCCGTACTGGTCACGCTGACGGTCGCGGATCGATTTATCGCCTTCGGAAGCGAAGGGACGACGACAAGAGCGGCGTCATCGGCATCGTCCGGACAATACGGGCTCAATGAGAAAGAGCTTCGCAAACTAAATACCGTGCTCGGATTAATCGAGACGAAATATTTCCGCGACGTGGACCGGGTGAAGGTACTGGACGGTGCGGTGAACGGCATGATGGGCGCGCTAGGCGACCCGTATTCGGTGTATATGGAGAAGAGCGTTGCCAAGCAGTTCTCCGAGACGATCGAAGGCTCGTTCACGGGCATCGGCGCGGGCGTGCAAATCAAGGATGGCAAAATCACCGTGGAATCGGCGATCAAAGGCTCTCCCGCGGAGCGCGCGGGCGTCATGCCGAACGATGTCCTCCTGTCGGTGAACGGCGAGAAGCTGTCCGGCTTGTCCTTGAACGACGCCGTGGCGAAGATTCGCGGGCCGAAAGGCTCGAAGGTCAAACTGCTCATTCAACGGTCCGGTATGAACCAGCCGCTGCAGTTGACCATCGTCCGCGACGATATCGATTACGAGACCGTCTATGCGCACTTGCGCGACGACGGCATCGGCGTGATAGAAATCCGTCAATTCTCGCTGAACACGGGAGACCGTTTCGCCGAAGAGTTGGACAAACTGGAAAAGCAGCATATGAAGGCGCTCATTATAGACGTGAGGGGCAATCCCGGCGGCGTGCTGCCCGTTGTTGTGTCCGTCGCTCAGCCGTTCGTGCCGAAGGGCAAGACGATCGTGCAAGTCGAAGATAAGAACGGCCACCGGGAGAAAACCGCTTCGAACGGACCGGGCAAGCAGTACCCCGTCGCGGTGTTGATCAACAAAGGCAGCGCAAGCGCCTCCGAGGTGCTGGCCGGTGCGCTCAAGGAAGAAGCCAATGCCGTGCTCGTCGGCGAAACGTCGTTCGGCAAAGGGACGGTGCAGGTCAGCTACGACAAGCAGCTGGCGGACGGCAGCATGATCAAGATGACGATCGCGAAATGGCTGACCCCGCTTGGCAACTGGGTGCACGAGAAGGGGCTGAAGCCGGACGTTGCGGTACAACCGCCGGATTATTACACGGCAGCGCGCATGTCCAAGACGACAACACTGATGCCGAACACGATCAGCGAGGATACGAAGAGCCTCCAGGTCATGCTGACGGGCTTGGGCTATAAGATCGACCGCAAGGACGGTTATTATAGCACGGCTACGGCGGACAGCGTGCGTTTGTTCCAGCAGAAGGCAGGCTTGTCCATGACCGGCAATGCGGACAAAGCGACGGCCGAGAAGGTCGAGGAGCAGCTGATCGCGAAGATTCGCGACGAGAAGAGCGATGCGCAGCTGCAGAAGGCCGTCAGCGTTTTGCAAGCCAAGCTGGGGAATGTAAAATAAAACCAGCAGGGATTAGGAAGCCGATGTCGAATAAGAAGAAGGTTAGTATTCCGTTGATTTCGGGATACGGCCTTCTTTTTTTTGCCATGAACGCTCGGAGGTGAAAGGATTGGAAGCGGCTACGGATTTGCTTCGATTGGCGGGATCGGCGGCGCTTGGGCTGCTGCTGTCCCCGTTCTACTATATTGGCGTGTTGCTCATCATGCTGCAATATTTTCGCCAGACGCGGCTGGAGCGCAAACTGTTCCATGTGCGCCTTCACGCTTGGCCGAATCAACTTGCCCGAACGATGCTCGCGGGACTCGTTGTCGGTGTATTGATTACGTTGATCGGCTTGTTTCTTGGAGTCACGGTTAACGGCGAGGCGGTGCTCTGGCTATGGGGCGCAGCTGTCGTGCTGCTGCTCGTGCGCGTGCGTTATCTATGCTTCGCCTACAGCGCAGGGATGCTCGGCCTGCTGCAATGGGGGCTTGGCTGGTCATCGCTCGACGGCCGGGGCGATTGGATCGGAACCGCTGTCCGTTCGATCGGCGGATTGGATATACCGGGCCTGCTCGTGCTCGTGGCGCTGATGCATATCGCCGAAGGTTTGCTGGTGCGCTGGCAAGGCGCGCGATTTGCAAGCCCGCTGTTTCTGGAAGGCAAGCGGGGCAAGCTTGTCGGCGGCTACATGCTGCAAGGGTATTGGCCTGTGCCGATGCTGCTGCTTGTGCCGGCTGCCGCGGGCGGCGGCGGCGTTGACCTGCCGTGGTCGCTGCTGCTAGGCGGCGGATCGGCTTGGAGCCATGGCGTGACGATGATCGGGTTCCCGATGATGATCGGTTTCACGGAGCTCACGCGGACCATGCTGCCCGGCGCGAAGGCCCGCAGCGCCTCGAAAGCGCTGCTGCTCTACGGTCTTGCCGTCGGCGTCGTGGCCGTTGCGGCATCCTACTGGTCGCCGCTAATGTTGGCGGCCGCGCTGTGCGCGCTGCTGTTTCACGAGGCG
It encodes:
- a CDS encoding PDZ domain-containing protein, translated to MKGLEAATDLLRLAGSAALGLLLSPFYYIGVLLIMLQYFRQTRLERKLFHVRLHAWPNQLARTMLAGLVVGVLITLIGLFLGVTVNGEAVLWLWGAAVVLLLVRVRYLCFAYSAGMLGLLQWGLGWSSLDGRGDWIGTAVRSIGGLDIPGLLVLVALMHIAEGLLVRWQGARFASPLFLEGKRGKLVGGYMLQGYWPVPMLLLVPAAAGGGGVDLPWSLLLGGGSAWSHGVTMIGFPMMIGFTELTRTMLPGAKARSASKALLLYGLAVGVVAVAASYWSPLMLAAALCALLFHEALVAVSYYKEDANTSLYVHDGRGLRILAVIPGTPAEAMGLQAGEIIQKVNGALVRSKEELHAALHINSAFCKLEAINLEGHVKFVQRARYAGEHHQLGVVLSPDDQAGFYAAASPASLFDLLRKRTAKSRSRSTSASSSL
- a CDS encoding S41 family peptidase — translated: MQFKGRTVAAFILLTMAASVLVTLTVADRFIAFGSEGTTTRAASSASSGQYGLNEKELRKLNTVLGLIETKYFRDVDRVKVLDGAVNGMMGALGDPYSVYMEKSVAKQFSETIEGSFTGIGAGVQIKDGKITVESAIKGSPAERAGVMPNDVLLSVNGEKLSGLSLNDAVAKIRGPKGSKVKLLIQRSGMNQPLQLTIVRDDIDYETVYAHLRDDGIGVIEIRQFSLNTGDRFAEELDKLEKQHMKALIIDVRGNPGGVLPVVVSVAQPFVPKGKTIVQVEDKNGHREKTASNGPGKQYPVAVLINKGSASASEVLAGALKEEANAVLVGETSFGKGTVQVSYDKQLADGSMIKMTIAKWLTPLGNWVHEKGLKPDVAVQPPDYYTAARMSKTTTLMPNTISEDTKSLQVMLTGLGYKIDRKDGYYSTATADSVRLFQQKAGLSMTGNADKATAEKVEEQLIAKIRDEKSDAQLQKAVSVLQAKLGNVK